Proteins encoded within one genomic window of Ostrinia nubilalis chromosome 5, ilOstNubi1.1, whole genome shotgun sequence:
- the LOC135071807 gene encoding probable chitinase 10 isoform X1 — MGRITWCVLVFCATTWASPHSDVSEFLRSAVETVPQHDPIAAPIRSSVESIPLRSLREEGEGRLPLRDAVEKRPISLIDENSFSLKTVEDEEPDNNDDTFVELKKFYGAASYLNTKNDERLQHGNENLQEMQQTSGATDRRMVVCYMQSWAAYRAPPLAFTAGLVPRSCTHLHYAFAAIHPHTYAVLPANEDYDIIKGGYRIATGLKRRLQGLKVMISVGGEGTDRLFSELVQEPNRRSLFIDSAVDFLREHDFDGLDLHWVYPGERDEREKELLTSLLYELREKFSSYGLLLSTVLPPFRYQIEDGYDLSAVSGATDYTILQAWDMTHGKKDEPPARALHHSTLHRDPGAASRDQRYDNIEFMVKYIIRHGMAADKLVLGVPLFGRSYTLAASTLPSPGAPVSGWGEEGQYTQTKGMLSYFEICMKERMGDGVVAFDEAGNSFALFDNQWVSFDSQSTVLEKMRFVISTGLAGAAAWSVDMDDFRGLCGTPFPILSTISTSLNGESIQSDQSTLKIGFCESDTPYLASDEESCAHFHFCAGGINYRMLCEEDRLYDPSTGFCGHLDVAKCIPGQSLRISVQEAERYLSQAYETDFEWNGQSIKDIQAAQLLSNDVDTKKNKESDKKVVCYMTSWAFYRRGEGKFVPEHIDSRLCTHVVYAYASLSPDELIAKEFDPWADLTNNLYERVTSLKDVKVLLGLGGWTDSAGDKYSRLVSSDSARSKFIQKLIPFLRMHNFNGLHLDWNYPVCWQSNCKKGAASDKANYAMFVQELSKALHAAGMELGVALSGYKEVIDSAYDLPAISRAADFMSTMTYDYHGGWESSTGHHTPLVPAPGDALAYYSIEYAIKALLKGGADPKKLLLGLSFYGQSYRLAKVEGSKNPGAPAGGPGEPGEFTKQPGMLAYYEICYRVKNLRWATGRQANAGPYAYSDSQWVGYDDPKSITEKVEWAMRQGLGGVTAWAIDLDDFNNRCCAEPSPLLRAAGRALGRSVPAPGAECERPPQPVTPAPPTTTTAQADGSLGGGDHSGHDHGQHTSTTWGWVPSSTTPTSAQTWWPPATTPSTTTTTKATTTTTTTTTTRRPTAAPVRPPPDAGGLEGTSCTAGEYRAAPGDCGGYLQCEGGQWRKQRCAPGLHWAASAHRCDWPSFAKCTEESSSNEASTATSTLAPMTSRPPPRPSTTTRRTTTSTTTTTTTTTTTTPRPTTTRKPTTTSRPSAPSSSEEVSDGKPCNNQGYKPASDCNSYLHCDGNMWIKQQCAPGLHWSPTENQCDWPKYAKCKVSASTPTTSAPRPTYPSPKPTSLIPSGDNPFEDGQCGSNDVHAPAKSCDSYLLCVGGRWRKQLCPPGLHWDKRTSRCDWVEFAMCQEDKPSATKSPIAQSTITTTTTTTRRPKTTTTTTRRPVSAAIEESHRPSTGCITGTYYPHPKCEKFFVCVNNLMVAQSCAPGLVWNAERSQCDFPSSVSCSDRRQVMSAAMTDASGESTSMQLNDEVPFESSYYYGARTTLMDPSHYVDDALYTPEPTMSDAIPEPSNSQEELYCDNGQYAMLPTDCTRYRHCIFGKFEEFSCSAGLHWNQEKQICDWPSNAKCKAKGTTKPKPTAAPKPESSTRPTKPTKPVYIDNEDHLPEPSPTKPIASAPPTGTLPDLPSKPSLLNSRYKLVCYYTNWSWYRPGIGKYSPEDIDPSLCTHIVYGFAVLGNDGLMTAHDTWSDYDNRFYERVVEYKRYGIKVSLALGGWNDSAGDKYSKLVNDPAARAKFVQHAVAFLEKYGFDGLDLDWEYPKCWQVDCSKGPDSDKQGFADLVHELSAVLKPKGLLLSAAVSPNKMVIDAGYDVPVLARLLDWIAVMTYDYHGQWDKKTGHVAPLYYHPDDDTTYFNANYTIHYWMEKGTPASKIVMGMPMYGQSFTIGDKWDSPREQWRKDANGLNIPVSDGGEPGEYTRAKGFLAYYEICDRIRNSGWTVVKDPYQRMGPYAYKGNQWVSFDDVEIIKKKVNFIKSLNLGGGMIWALDLDDYRNRCGQGKHPLLNAIKSELLNPKIEMEKEMQQKPHKPIYEPPNNIDDDLDDIQVPIYHRPTSRPTSQTSIMTTTTKKPVMVAAPVKEERFKVVCYYTNWAWYRPDNGKYTPGDINPELCTHIIYAFAVLDKEELVIKSHDIWLDVENKFYEKVTALKSHGVKVLLGLGGWDDSAGDKYSRLVNNVSARRKFVVHAVDFLEQYGFDGLDLDWEYPKCWQVECEKGPDSDKQGFADLVKELRKAFNRRGMLLSAAVSASKRVIDYAYNVPALSMNLDWISLMTYDYHGQWDKKTGHVAPMYVHDKDTDNTFNVNFTVNYWINKGADRKKLVVGVPFYGQSFSVVEGAGTGLGAPTYAGGEAGDETRARGFLSFYEICERVKVKGWKVHRDPGGRIGPYATHDDQWVSFDDDFMARHKAEYVRAMELGGSMAWSLDLDDFTGKYCGCGKAPLLTTINHVLRGKEAPPPCILEELHESSPMAVPGVPSQPEVPEPEEKPMIIDTDRHQHVEHVEPSGISLDGKACSGAIFRADESNCANYYLCVGKRYMQLTCPAPLVWNQNHCDWPEKSQCKGKTHLRIRDEMEPVVQEKPILACYFTNWAYYRHGNGSFGPEQVDPSMCTHIVYAWAHLDPATYKLVPGNPELDIDNDFYGKMTELRMKGVKVIIGAGGLEDSEDEKWVEMSSSPESIDVFVESVLKFLNRWNFDGLQIAWQYPVCKQIPCTDFDITEKDNFSLLIAKLSKTLHQHNFELSALVSSSPEVAALAYDPEVLTATVDWIALAANDYYASTSGRTSYLVPLESIEMAGINSFNSSLAYWSSVVPAEKLVIGVPAYARSYTLRSTAHKHIQSPVTGPGIPGHFTRVPGFLAFYELCPGSKCSSWEETRTEDGTFAVHRSQWASYLRPEEIHRVGASAATAGLRGAALWALDLDDFRALCSCEPNPLLAALRQGLLDPNIPPTLCNSE, encoded by the exons TGCGTGCTAGTGTTTTGCGCAACCACATGGGCATCTCCACATTCAGACGTGTCAGAGTTCCTCCGGAGTGCAGTGGAAACAGTCCCCCAACATGACCCCATTGCTGCACCCATAAGATCCTCCGTGGAGAGCATACCGCTCAG GAGTCTTCGTGAAGAAGGAGAAGGGAGGCTGCCGCTCCGAGATGCAGTGGAAAAACGACCAATTTCGTTAATTGATGAGAATTCGTTTTCGTTAAAAACGGTTGAG GACGAGGAACCGGATAACAACGACGACACCTTCGTAGAGCTCAAAAAATTTTACGGAGCCGCTAGTTATCTAAACAC CAAAAACGATGAACGACTACAACATGGCAATGAAAACTTACAAG AAATGCAACAAACTAGTGGGGCAACGGATCGTCGCATGGTGGTGTGTTACATGCAGTCCTGGGCAGCGTACCGGGCGCCGCCGTTGGCATTCACCGCTGGCTTGGTTCCACGTTCCTGCACACATCTGCATTATGCCTTTGCGGCTATACACCCCCACACATATGCGGTACTACCGGCCAACGAAGACTatgatattattaaag GTGGTTACCGCATCGCGACTGGCTTGAAACGCCGACTTCAAGGGCTCAAAGTCATGATCAGCGTGGGCGGCGAGGGCACGGACCGGCTGTTTAGCGAGCTCGTTCAAGAACCCAACAGGCGCAGCCTGTTTATTGACAGTGCTGTCGACTTCTTGAGGGAACACGACTTCGACggacttgaccttcattgggtTTATCCAG gcgAAAGAGATGAACGCGAAAAAGAACTTCTGACTTCACTACTTTATGAACTCCGCGAAAAGTTTTCATCATACGGACTCCTCCTCTCGACTGTCCTGCCACCGTTTAGATACCAAATCGAAGATGGTTACGATCTGAGCGCTGTCAGTGGGGCGACGGACTACACTATTCTGCAGGCTTGGGATATGACTCATGGAAAGAAAGACGAACCTCCTGCGAGAGCGCTACATCACAGCACTCTACATCGAGACCCTGGCGCGGCATCGCGCGATCAGAGATATGACAACATC gaGTTCATGGTAAAATACATCATCCGCCATGGAATGGCAGCCGACAAACTCGTCCTTGGAGTGCCACTGTTTGGTCGCAGCTACACGTTGGCCGCGTCCACGTTGCCTTCCCCGGGGGCGCCAGTCAGCGGTTGGGGCGAAGAAGGGCAATACACACAAACAAAGGGAATGTTATCGTACTTTGAG ATATGTATGAAAGAACGCATGGGCGACGGCGTGGTTGCATTCGATGAAGCTGGCAATTCATTCGCATTATTCGACAACCAATGGGTGTCTTTTGACTCCCAAAGCACGGTTTTGGAAAAG ATGAGATTTGTCATTAGTACTGGACTAGCGGGTGCTGCCGCGTGGTCAGTGGACATGGATGATTTCAGAGGACTGTGTGGTACTCCGTTCCCAATACTGAGCACCATTTCAACGAGCTTGAATG GAGAATCTATACAATCAGACCAATCTACATTGAAAATAGGGTTCTGCGAATCAGACACTCCATACTTGGCATCTGACGAAGAATCCTGTGCACACTTCCACTTCTGTGCAGGTGGTATTAATTACAGAATGCTGTGCGAAGAGGACCGACTGTACGATCCATCTACAGGATTTTGCGG TCATTTAGATGTCGCTAAGTGTATTCCTGGCCAAAGTCTTAGGATCAGCGTGCAAGAAGCAGAGCGCTACCTGTCACAAGCTTACGAGACTGATTTTGAA tggAATGGTCAAAGTATCAAAGACATTCAAGCTGCACAACTGTTGTCAAATGATGTTGACACAAAGAAAA ATAAAGAAAGCGACAAGAAAGTTGTATGCTACATGACTAGCTGGGCATTTTATCGGCGAGGCGAAGGAAAATTCGTCCCAGAACATATTGACTCCAGGCTCTGCACTCACGTGGTGTATGCCTATGCATCCCTTTCTCCTGACGAGCTTATTGCAAAGGAGTTCGACCCATGGGCTGACTTGACCAACA ATTTATACGAACGAGTAACTTCTTTGAAAGACGTCAAAGTGCTCCTTGGATTGGGTGGGTGGACCGACTCGGCTGGTGACAAATACTCCCGCCTGGTCTCCTCGGACTCAGCTCGATCGAAGTTTATACAGAAGCTCATACCTTTCCTGCGCATGCACAACTTCAACGGACTTCACCTAGATTGGAACTACCCCGTGTGCTGGCAGAGCAACTGCAAGAAGGGCGCAGCGTCCGATAAGGCGAATTATGCTATGTTTGTTCAG GAACTATCAAAAGCGCTGCACGCAGCTGGCATGGAGCTCGGGGTAGCTCTGTCAGGGTACAAAGAAGTGATCGACTCGGCGTACGACTTGCCAGCGATATCGAGGGCAGCCGACTTCATGAGCACCATGACGTACGACTACCACGGCGGCTGGGAGTCGAGCACGGGGCATCATACCCCACTTGTTCCTGCGCCCGGCGACGCTCTAGCTTATTACTCcatt GAATACGCTATCAAAGCTCTTCTAAAAGGTGGCGCCGACCCTAAGAAACTGCTCCTAGGATTGTCGTTCTACGGTCAATCATACAGATTAGCCAAGGTAGAAGGCTCGAAGAACCCTGGGGCCCCAGCTGGGGGCCCTGGCGAACCAGGCGAATTCACCAAGCAACCTGGAATGCTGGCCTACTATGAGATTTGTTACAGAG TAAAGAACTTACGTTGGGCAACGGGCCGCCAAGCGAATGCTGGACCTTACGCATATTCCGACAGTCAATGGGTTGGATATGATGATCCCAAGTCGATTACTGAAAAG GTGGAATGGGCAATGCGCCAAGGCTTAGGCGGGGTGACAGCCTGGGCGATAGACTTGGACGACTTTAACAACCGCTGCTGCGCGGAGCCGTCGCCGCTTCTGCGCGCTGCCGGCCGGGCGCTCGGCCGTTCTGTACCCGCGCCAGGCGCCGAGTGCGAGCGCCCGCCGCAGCCGGTCACACCAGCACCTCCTACGACCACCACTGCACAGGCTGATG GATCCCTCGGTGGCGGCGACCACAGCGGCCACGACCATGGTCAACATACGTCGACGACATGGGGCTGGGTGCCCAGCTCGACGACGCCAACCTCCGCGCAGACGTGGTGGCCGCCCGCTACCACGCCCAGCACGACCACCACTACTAaagccaccaccaccaccaccaccaccaccacgacCAGACGACCCACTGCGGCTCCAGTGCGCCCGCCTCCCGATGCAG GCGGTCTAGAAGGCACGTCGTGTACCGCGGGCGAGTACCGCGCAGCGCCGGGCGACTGCGGCGGCTACCTGCAGTGCGAGGGCGGGCAGTGGCGCAAGCAGCGCTGTGCGCCCGGCCTACACTGGGCCGCGTCCGCGCACCGCTGCGACTGGCCCAGCTTCGCCAAGTGCACTG AAGAATCATCTAGCAACGAAGCAAGCACAGCGACCAGTACGCTAGCGCCTATGACGTCACGTCCCCCGCCAAGGCCGTCTACAACTACGAGACGAACTACGACATCTACAACTACAACTACCACTACTACGACAACGACCACGCCTAGGCCTACGACGACTCGTAAGCCTACGACCACGTCCAGGCCTTCTGCGCCGAGCAGCAGCG aAGAAGTTTCGGATGGCAAGCCGTGCAATAACCAAGGTTATAAGCCAGCCAGTGACTGTAACTCATACCTTCACTGTGATGGAAACATGTGGATTAAGCAGCAGTGTGCGCCCGGACTACATTGGAgccccactgaaaaccagtgcGACTGGCCCAAGTACGCCAAATGCAAAG TTTCAGCATCTACACCAACTACATCTGCGCCAAGACCGACTTATCCTTCTCCAAAACCAACGAGTCTGA TTCCATCGGGAGACAATCCGTTCGAAGACGGCCAGTGTGGTTCCAACGACGTGCACGCGCCGGCCAAGTCGTGCGATTCGTACCTGCTGTGCGTGGGCGGCCGCTGGCGGAAGCAACTATGCCCGCCCGGCCTGCACTGGGACAAGCGGACGAGTCGCTGCGACTGGGTCGAGTTCGCTATGTGTCAAGAAG ATAAACCATCGGCAACGAAATCTCCGATAGCACAATCAACGATAACAACGACCACTACTACTACAAGAAGACCTAAAACTACTACAACAACAACTAGAAGACCAGTCTCCGCGGCTATTGAAGAATCGCATAGACCGAGCACG GGTTGCATCACCGGCACGTACTATCCCCATCCGAAATGCGAGAAGTTCTTCGTATGCGTAAACAACTTGATGGTGGCTCAGAGTTGCGCGCCGGGACTGGTATGGAACGCCGAGCGGTCGCAGTGCGACTTCCCTAGTTCGGTCTCCTGCTCCGATAGGAGACAGGTCATGTCTGCAGCTATGACTGACGCCAGTGGAGAATCAACCTCGATGCAGCTCAACGATGAAGTTCCTT TCGAATCGTCTTACTATTATGGAGCCCGTACTACATTGATGGACCCTTCCCACTACGTTGATGATGCCTTGTACACACCAGAGCCTACTATGTCCGATGCTATACCTGAGCCCTCCAACTCTCAAGAAGAAC TGTATTGTGACAATGGGCAGTACGCAATGCTCCCGACTGACTGCACTCGCTACCGACACTGCATCTTTGGAAAATTTGAAGAATTCTCTTGCAGTGCTGGTCTTCACTGGAATCAG GAAAAACAAATCTGCGACTGGCCGAGCAACGCCAAATGCAAAGCTAAAGGAACCACTAAACCTAAGCCTACTGCAGCGCCAAAACCAGAGTCTTCTACGCGACCCACCAAGCCAACAAAGCCCGTCTACATCGATAACGAGGATCATTTACCGGAGCCAAGTCCGACTAAACCGATCGCGTCAGCACCGCCTACTGGAACTTTACCAGATCTACCCTCAAAGCCGTCCCTGCTGAATT CCCGCTACAAGCTGGTCTGCTACTACACCAACTGGTCGTGGTACCGGCCCGGCATCGGCAAGTACAGCCCCGAGGACATCGACCCGTCGCTCTGCACGCACATCGTATACGGATTCGCGGTCCTGGGCAATGATGGACTCATGACGGCCCACGACACCTGGTCCGACTATGACAACA GATTCTATGAGCGCGTGGTAGAGTACAAACGCTACGGCATTAAAGTCTCCCTGGCCCTTGGTGGGTGGAACGATTCCGCTGGAGATAAGTATTCCAAACTTGTCAACGACCCAGCAGCTCGCGCCAAATTCGTTCAACACGCTGTAGCCTTCCTCGAGAAATACGGATTTGATGGTCTCGACCTCGACTGGGAATACCCTAAGTGCTGGCAG GTCGACTGCTCAAAGGGTCCAGATTCCGACAAGCAAGGTTTCGCAGACTTAGTCCACGAACTATCTGCTGTATTAAAACCTAAGGGACTGCTACTGTCTGCAGCGGTATCTCCCAACAAGATGGTTATAGACGCTGGATATGACGTGCCAGTTTTAGCTCGCCTTCTCGACTGGATCGCTGTCATGACTTACGACTATCACGGCCAATGGGATAAGAAGACTGGTCACGTCGCACCTTTGTACTACCACCCTGATGATGACACCACTTACTTCAATGCT AACTACACAATTCACTATTGGATGGAGAAAGGCACCCCAGCTTCCAAGATCGTTATGGGAATGCCCATGTACGGACAGAGTTTCACAATCGGTGATAAATGGGACTCGCCCAGGGAACAATGGAGAAAGGACGCCAACGGCCTTAATATTCCTGTCTCCGATGGTGGTGAACCAGGAGAATATACAAGGGCTAAAGGCTTCTTAGCTTATTACGAg ATTTGTGACCGCATCAGAAACAGCGGCTGGACTGTCGTTAAAGACCCATACCAACGCATGGGACCTTACGCATACAAGGGCAACCAATGGGTGTCATTTGATGACGTAGAAATCATCAAGAAGaaagtcaacttcatcaaatcccTGAACCTTGGTGGTGGTATGATCTGGGCGCTTGATCTCGACGATTACAGGAATAG GTGCGGCCAAGGAAAACATCCACTTCTCAACGCAATCAAGTCTGAATTACTCAACCCCAAGATAGAAATGGAGAAGGAAATGCAACAAAAACCTCATAAACCTATTTACGAACCTCCAAACAATATTGACGATGACTTGGATGATATTCAGGTGCCAATATACCATAGACCGACCTCTCGCCCGACCAGTCAGACAAGCATCATGACTACTACGACTAAGAAACCAGTTATGGTTGCAGCTCCAGTTAAAGAGGAACGGTTCAAAGTTGTCTGTTACTATACCAACTGGGCTTGGTACAG aCCCGATAACGGAAAGTACACTCCTGGCGATATTAACCCAGAACTGTGCACCCACATCATTTACGCATTTGCAGTACTAGACAAGGAGGAGCTGGTGATAAAGTCACATGATATTTGGCTAGATGTAGAAAATA AGTTCTACGAAAAGGTCACAGCCCTGAAGAGTCACGGTGTAAAGGTGCTTCTCGGTCTGGGCGGTTGGGACGACTCGGCAGGAGACAAGTACTCGCGACTAGTTAACAACGTCTCTGCTAGAAGGAAGTTCGTAGTTCACGCTGTTGATTTCCTCGAACAGTACGGATTCGATGGACTTGACCTCGACTGGGAATACCCTAAGTGCTGgcag GTGGAATGCGAGAAAGGACCCGATTCTGATAAGCAAGGTTTCGCTGATTTGGTTAAAGAATTACGCAAGGCATTCAACCGTCGTGGTATGCTGCTATCTGCTGCAGTTTCTGCTAGCAAGCGTGTCATTGACTATG cTTATAACGTACCAGCTCTATCAATGAATTTGGACTGGATCTCGCTAATGACGTACGACTACCACGGTCAATGGGACAAGAAGACTGGCCATGTCGCGCCTATGTATGTCCACGACAAAGATACCGATAACACATTCAATGTG AACTTCACGGTCAACTACTGGATCAACAAAGGCGCAGATCGCAAGAAGTTGGTTGTGGGCGTTCCATTCTACGGACAATCGTTCTCGGTGGTGGAGGGCGCCGGGACCGGGCTTGGTGCTCCGACGTACGCGGGCGGCGAAGCTGGAGACGAGACTAGGGCTAGAGGCTTCTTGTCGTTCTATGAG ATCTGTGAACGAGTGAAAGTGAAGGGCTGGAAAGTTCACCGCGACCCAGGCGGTCGCATCGGGCCCTACGCTACCCACGACGACCAGTGGGTGTCCTTCGACGACGACTTCATGGCTCGCCATAAAGCCGAATACGTTCGAGCTATGGAACTCGGAGGCAGTATGGCTTGGTCCTTGGATCTAGACGACTTCACCGGCAAATACTGCGGCTGTGGGAAAGCACCACTTCTAACTACCATAAACCATGTGTTGAGGGGAAAGGAAGCTCCACCACCGTGTATTCTTGAAGAAC TCCATGAATCATCGCCAATGGCAGTGCCTGGAGTACCATCTCAACCTGAAGTTCCAGAACCGGAAGAAAAACCAATGATCATTGACACTGATCGTCATCAACACGTCGAACACGTAGAACCTAGT GGCATATCGCTTGACGGTAAAGCATGTTCTGGAGCCATTTTCAGAGCAGATGAGAGCAACTGCGCCAACTATTACTTGTGCGTTGGAAAGAGATACATGCAACTCACATGTCCCGCGCCACTGGTTTGGAACCAG AACCATTGCGACTGGCCTGAAAAATCGCAATGCAAAGGAAAGACACATCTGAGAATCAGAGATGAAATGGAGCCAGTAGTGCAAGAAAAGCCTATACTTGCATGCTACTTCACTAATTGGGCATATTACAG ACATGGCAACGGTAGCTTCGGTCCAGAACAAGTGGACCCATCAATGTGTACACACATCGTGTACGCGTGGGCACACCTTGATCCGGCCACTTACAAATTGGTGCCAGGAAACCCAGAACTGGATATCGATAACG ATTTCTACGGCAAGATGACGGAACTTCGCATGAAGGGAGTGAAGGTGATCATCGGTGCTGGTGGCCTCGAAGACTCGGAAGACGAGAAGTGGGTCGAGATGTCTTCGAGTCCTGAAAGCATTGACGTATTTGTAGAGTCCGTTCTGAAGTTCCTGAACAGATGGAACTTTGACGGCTTGCAGATCGCGTGGCAATATCCTGTCTGCAAACAG ATCCCATGCACAGACTTCGATATCACCGAGAAAGACAACTTCAGTCTCCTCATCGCCAAACTTTCAAAGACTCTTCACCAGCACAACTTTGAGTTGTCCGCCTTGGTTTCTTCATCCCCCGAGGTGGCAGCACTGGCGTACGATCCAGAGGTCCTGACAGCCACGGTCGATTGGATAGCTCTGGCTGCTAACGATTATTATGCTTCTACATCAGGAAGAACTTCCTATTTGGTACCTTTGGAATCCATCGAAATGGCTGGGATTAACAGCTtc AACTCTTCCTTGGCATACTGGTCGAGCGTGGTGCCCGCTGAAAAACTCGTGATAGGCGTCCCGGCTTACGCGCGCTCCTACACGCTACGCAGCACTGCCCACAAGCACATACAGTCGCCCGTCACGGGACCAGGCATCCCCGGGCATTTCACCAGGGTCCCTGGATTCCTTGCTTTCTACGAG CTATGTCCGGGGTCGAAGTGTAGCAGCTGGGAGGAGACTCGTACTGAGGACGGTACGTTCGCTGTGCACCGATCTCAATGGGCCTCGTACTTGCGGCCAGAGGAGATCCATCGGGTGGGAGCGAGCGCCGCGACAGCTGGCCTGAGGGGCGCCGCACTATGGGCACTCGATCTAGACGACTTCCGCGCGCTTTGCTCCTGCGAACCCAACCCTCTATTGGCCGCGCTACGGCAAGGTCTACTCGACCCCAACATACCGCCTACCCTCTGTAACTCAGAATAG